The segment CGTTTCTTTCAGCGCGCTCTTCGAGCCCCACGGGTATTTTCCTCAAGTTCGCGTCGGAAATGCCGAGGCCAAACGCTTGCAGGGCGCGATACGCGCTCTCGCCGTCTTTGAGGTAGAATCGCTGTTCAGTGACCGGATCCACGTACCACGCCTCGCCATGCTCCTCTGTCTGCAGGAATATCTCCCCTCTGACGCGGTGCGCCAGCGCGGTGTTGATGCTCAACGTCAGGCGCTTTTCCGTCTCCACGACTTGCCGTTCTAATTCTGTAATCTTCAATTCCAGCCTTTTAATGCGCTCGCGCAGCTGCTGCTCTTCAGAACCTGGCTTCTGTTCCACTATGATGAGCGTTTCCGTCTTCACCGTCTTCGTGAGGGTGTTATTAGTCTCATCGGATTCGGCAAAGGCGTCATTGAAATCAACCTTGCTTGTCAGATTATAGATGCCGCTCGCGTTGGTTTTTAAAGACTCATATGACGGCAGTTCTCTTGCCTCCCCAGTCGCTAACACTTCTCCGGCGCCGTTATGGGAGTAATACTTCTGGCCGCTCGCGGTATCGGTCGTCTCAATGGTGAGCGTTTTGGCTTCCGCTATTCCGCCAATATTTCTGAATTTCACATACACGTAGTATTTATCGTCGCGGCTGTCATTGGCAATCCTAATATTCTGAACGATAAAATCAGGCTTCGCGGTGGTTGCGGTCAAAAGGCACACGCCGTCCCCGCACCCGTTCGGACACGCATATACCTCGGAACCGCAGATGCCGCGTCCGTCATTGTAGGTGCTGGGGAAATATTCCAAAAGATTGGCGCCGAGACACTTGTCTTCTTCCGGCAGGTAATTATTCATTTCGCTCCGGCACACCCCTTTCTGGTAATAATCCTTGCCGCCGTCAGAGTCGGTCACTGCGGGGATGGGTCTCGTGGCGTTTCTATATATCTCGAAACTTCCATCATTGTAATTCTTGTCATAGCGCAGGGGGCCTTCAAAAGCAAATTTCCAGTGAGTTGCGTCAATAGTTTCTATTTTAAAATTCAGAGGGTCGCTGGAATAGACTGGCCCGTAAAAGGTATTCCACCAGGAAGATTTCAGGCTCAAGAGGAGATTGTCCCCTTTCTTAAAAATACCAAGGCTTTGAGGCGCCTCAACGGTGGGATATTTGCCATAGTATTGCGCTATTTGTTTCTCTGAAGGAGAGAAGAGGCTGATAGTTGTTCTTTCGGCTGCGTTATACCAATTCATCTTGAAATAATACTCACCTGCTTGAGGGATGGTGATCCCCTTTTTCTTCATAATACAGGCGTTTTCGCTGCAGCCGAACGCGCATTCAAATTCGCCCCCCTTTGCCTGATCACAGCGCTGAGTGCTCTTGTTGCAATAATATTCTGTGAGGCACTTATTTGACCTGCCGCTCGCATCCACGGCGACGCACTTATCCTCATGCGCGCCGAGCGCGTCAGTGCACCAGCCTTTGACGTGGTAATTGGCGCCGCCATCAGAATCAACGCAGAGCGGAGTTTCATACGGCCCCACTGAGATTGTTTTAGTGAGCGAATTATTGGCGGTACTGGATTCATTAAGTGGCGGATACGTTTCATTGTTATACACTCTCTCCTTATCGGTGTCGGGAATAAGGATCGTATAGGCAAATGCGCCGGCGCCCGTGAATTTGGTTTTGAAACTTTTCAGAATAGTTCCACCCGCCACGACATCACTATCCTCTTTGTACCCGCCGACGACATCAGACACGATCTCACTGTCGCGATTATGCGCCACGGTTACCCAGAATTTATCGCTCACCTGCACCTCGCCAATATTTTTTATAGTCACCGTCATCGTGACATCTTGGTTCAATTGAGGGCTCGCGGGCGACCAATTGAAGTCACTGACAATCAAATCCGGCTTCTCGCTCTTAGTGGTGAAGGTGCCATTTTTTGATGGACTAGTATAATTTTTTTTATCAATGGCGCTAATGGAATAATAATAAAGTGTGCCGGCCAGCAGGTTATTTAAAATAACTTCGTGCGTGGTGTTATAAACAGTGCCGGCCACATACTTTTGATAATCCTGCTCACTAGCCGTTTTGTACCAAACTTCACTTTTAGTAAGAACGTCTGTTTCAAAAACAACTTTGGCTGTCGTAGATTCAATATCAGTCACGTAATAATTAGTGATTTGAGGTCTGGTTGGAACATCAGTTATTTCAATACTATAGGTCTTGCTGTTATTATTCTCATTAGTCTCATTTATTTTATTATTTGGATCAACAGTCACAGTTAAGCTATGCTTGCCCACAGTATTATACTTTATAGTTCGCCAGATTTCAGCGCTATTTTTTGGTTGGCTTATTGAGGTACCAATTACCGCTCCAGGAGCATCTATAGAAAAATCATAATTAATTAAATTGTCGGTTGGTTCAAACAAATCATCAAACTTTATATATAATGTCATGTTATTGCCA is part of the Patescibacteria group bacterium genome and harbors:
- a CDS encoding CARDB domain-containing protein, whose amino-acid sequence is MHIIQRKFLFAFLGGALVLGQLMFIPSSTIRAESFTGGGYPSVDKTDGVWHFQFAADKWQAFSIPITEGLTYNFIKSYCGSLVNIYGMHDGGGYYLLGSSDVLGAGKGYWIKFGSDCPLNFSGTEYNYSPKTLAPNVSYFIGTEGKSTVLDNKKGTCNNLELLSLDSQGNYVTDSTGLMVNGWAYWLKNTSSQSCTFASGTKPDLVIEQIDILETVYQNKKVRVNAVIKNLGSNIYDLSSNAFSLSAEDFIDTRENNPIPLIYPLPTNSDPMGQDEQLVMEWEGYFIHSGNTIVEIKVDPSNLINESNENNNSLTKNIYVNALSATCTDSDGGKDYYTKGIASGWYGGVSGFSDDYCSTGGKDSQGNPVNLTEFYCLDGSSYGAIGYFCPNGCQDGACISDKQHDFIVQDIQAYFLPQVGNNMTLYIKFDDLFEPTDNLINYDFSIDAPGAVIGTSISQPKNSAEIWRTIKYNTVGKHSLTVTVDPNNKINETNENNNSKTYSIEITDVPTRPQITNYYVTDIESTTAKVVFETDVLTKSEVWYKTASEQDYQKYVAGTVYNTTHEVILNNLLAGTLYYYSISAIDKKNYTSPSKNGTFTTKSEKPDLIVSDFNWSPASPQLNQDVTMTVTIKNIGEVQVSDKFWVTVAHNRDSEIVSDVVGGYKEDSDVVAGGTILKSFKTKFTGAGAFAYTILIPDTDKERVYNNETYPPLNESSTANNSLTKTISVGPYETPLCVDSDGGANYHVKGWCTDALGAHEDKCVAVDASGRSNKCLTEYYCNKSTQRCDQAKGGEFECAFGCSENACIMKKKGITIPQAGEYYFKMNWYNAAERTTISLFSPSEKQIAQYYGKYPTVEAPQSLGIFKKGDNLLLSLKSSWWNTFYGPVYSSDPLNFKIETIDATHWKFAFEGPLRYDKNYNDGSFEIYRNATRPIPAVTDSDGGKDYYQKGVCRSEMNNYLPEEDKCLGANLLEYFPSTYNDGRGICGSEVYACPNGCGDGVCLLTATTAKPDFIVQNIRIANDSRDDKYYVYVKFRNIGGIAEAKTLTIETTDTASGQKYYSHNGAGEVLATGEARELPSYESLKTNASGIYNLTSKVDFNDAFAESDETNNTLTKTVKTETLIIVEQKPGSEEQQLRERIKRLELKITELERQVVETEKRLTLSINTALAHRVRGEIFLQTEEHGEAWYVDPVTEQRFYLKDGESAYRALQAFGLGISDANLRKIPVGLEERAERN